Genomic DNA from bacterium:
CTCGGGCATACTTTCAATCGGGAAAATAAAGCCAGAAAGAATAAGCGAAGGCAGCAGAGAGATAAACGTTGCAAGTGTAAAAGCAACCTGCTGTGAATCTGAAACAACCGAGATAAATATTCCCATACTTGTTGATGCAATCAAAAAGATAAGAGTTGTAATGAAAAGCAATAACAGACTTCCTTTCACTTCTGAACCAAAAAGAAAATAACTTGCGATGAGAATTATTCCTGCATTGATCAAAGCCAGTAAAACAAAAGGAAGTGATTTACCAAGAATCAGTTCCAGCGAACTTAATGGCGAGACATTAATTTGTTCAATAGTACCTCTTTCTTTCTCTCTAACCAGAGAAAGTGCAACTGTGATTACAGCAGTTACAATCAGAATCATAGCAATCAACCCCGGCACAAGAAACTTTGATGTTTTTAATTCAGGATTAAACCAGAACTGCGGATCAAATTTTATTGGTTCGTATTGCTTAATTCCTTTTACTGCGAGTACTTGATTGGAAAATTTTTGATTGAATATTAGTGTTGCAAGATTGGCATAGTTAGTTATAATGTTTGCGGTGTTACCATCAACACCATCAATCAGATATTGTATTTTTACTTCACGACTTGAGTAAATCTGCTCGGATAAATCATTTGGAATTACGATTACACATTGTGCAAGTTTATCATCGAGATATCTGTTGATTTCTTTTTCACTGCTTACCATATCAACGAGATCAAAGTATTCTGATTGCAGCAAAGAA
This window encodes:
- a CDS encoding ABC transporter permease, producing the protein MLNRIYAIAKKEFRQLKRDKRLMFVIFFFPVMLLVMFGYAVNFDVKHVKIAVYDQEKSQLSRDFVNSLLQSEYFDLVDMVSSEKEINRYLDDKLAQCVIVIPNDLSEQIYSSREVKIQYLIDGVDGNTANIITNYANLATLIFNQKFSNQVLAVKGIKQYEPIKFDPQFWFNPELKTSKFLVPGLIAMILIVTAVITVALSLVREKERGTIEQINVSPLSSLELILGKSLPFVLLALINAGIILIASYFLFGSEVKGSLLLLFITTLIFLIASTSMGIFISVVSDSQQVAFTLATFISLLPSLILSGFIFPIESMPEIIQIITNVTPVKFFLKILRAIMLRGVGIETFWDQIVYLLIFTTILILLGTIINKRKTEKA